In a genomic window of Streptomyces roseoviridis:
- the bioD gene encoding dethiobiotin synthase: MTTIVVSGTGTEIGKTVVTAALAAVATAAGRSVAVLKPAQTGVGPGEAGDADEVVRLSGAATGAELARFPEPLAPGTAARRAGLAPVRPAEVAEAARKLAAEHDLVLVEGAGGLLVRFDEEGGTLADAARLLGAPVLVVVPAGLGTLNTTALTAEALRARGIEQLGVVVGSWPAAPDLAMRCNLTDLPEVAGAPLLGAVPEGAGGLDAEAFRAAAASWLAPALGGDWDAAAFAATAGA, from the coding sequence ATGACCACCATCGTCGTCAGCGGCACCGGGACCGAGATCGGCAAGACCGTCGTCACCGCCGCCCTCGCCGCCGTCGCCACCGCCGCCGGGCGTTCCGTCGCCGTGCTGAAGCCGGCGCAGACCGGGGTCGGGCCCGGGGAGGCGGGGGACGCGGACGAGGTGGTGCGGCTGTCGGGCGCGGCGACCGGGGCGGAGCTGGCCCGGTTCCCGGAGCCGTTGGCGCCGGGAACCGCGGCACGGCGGGCGGGGCTCGCGCCGGTGAGGCCCGCGGAGGTCGCGGAGGCGGCGCGGAAGCTGGCGGCCGAGCACGACCTGGTGCTCGTGGAGGGGGCCGGAGGGCTGCTCGTGCGCTTCGACGAGGAGGGCGGGACGCTCGCGGACGCGGCCCGGCTGCTCGGCGCGCCGGTGCTCGTGGTGGTGCCGGCCGGTCTCGGCACGCTGAACACGACCGCGCTGACCGCGGAGGCCCTGCGGGCGCGCGGCATCGAGCAGCTGGGCGTGGTGGTCGGCAGTTGGCCGGCCGCCCCCGACCTGGCGATGCGCTGCAATCTGACGGACCTGCCGGAGGTGGCCGGGGCGCCGCTGCTCGGCGCGGTGCCGGAGGGCGCGGGCGGTCTCGACGCCGAGGCGTTCCGGGCGGCGGCGGCGAGCTGGCTGGCGCCCGCGCTCGGCGGCGACTGGGACGCGGCGGCGTTCGCCGCGACGGCGGGGGCCTGA
- a CDS encoding GNAT family N-acetyltransferase: MTAMDDLRIRAAVAADIDAVLAFWKAAAEGASISDDHAGVATLVERDPEALLLAERAGELVGTVIAGFDGWRCHLYRLAVHPGQRRRGIGGALLAAAEERFVRLGGRRADAMVLDRNELGRTAWRAAAYVPEEAWTRWVKPLGAPAGS, from the coding sequence ATGACGGCCATGGACGATCTTCGGATACGGGCCGCGGTGGCGGCCGACATCGACGCCGTGCTCGCCTTCTGGAAGGCGGCGGCCGAGGGCGCCAGCATCAGCGACGACCACGCCGGAGTGGCGACGCTCGTCGAGCGCGACCCGGAGGCCCTGCTGCTCGCGGAGCGGGCGGGCGAGCTGGTCGGGACGGTGATCGCCGGGTTCGACGGGTGGCGCTGTCATCTGTACCGGCTCGCCGTCCACCCGGGGCAGCGGCGGCGCGGCATCGGTGGCGCGTTGCTCGCCGCGGCGGAGGAACGTTTCGTACGGCTCGGGGGCCGGCGCGCGGACGCGATGGTGCTCGACCGCAACGAGCTGGGCCGGACCGCGTGGCGGGCTGCGGCGTACGTGCCCGAGGAGGCGTGGACGCGCTGGGTGAAGCCGCTCGGGGCCCCTGCCGGCTCCTGA
- a CDS encoding VOC family protein, whose protein sequence is MRTRVQEIVFDCADPAALARFWAALLGGAPVDRSPDWSYVDPPEFVRVAFQKVPEGKAVKNRVHLDLEVADPAAAAEEALPLGARRSGGIVTDEQGSFQVMCDPEGNEFCFVTG, encoded by the coding sequence ATGCGTACCCGAGTGCAGGAGATCGTTTTCGACTGCGCCGATCCGGCCGCGCTCGCGCGGTTCTGGGCGGCGCTCCTCGGCGGGGCTCCGGTCGACCGGAGCCCCGACTGGTCCTATGTGGACCCGCCGGAGTTCGTGCGGGTGGCGTTCCAGAAGGTGCCGGAGGGCAAGGCGGTGAAGAACCGGGTCCATCTGGACCTGGAGGTCGCCGATCCGGCCGCGGCCGCCGAGGAGGCGCTGCCGCTGGGGGCGCGCCGGTCGGGCGGGATCGTGACGGACGAGCAGGGGTCGTTCCAGGTGATGTGCGATCCGGAGGGCAACGAGTTCTGTTTCGTGACGGGCTAG
- a CDS encoding hemolysin family protein, which produces MTEVLLLLVALLLSLACGAFVAAEFSLTTVERSELEKAVERGERGAAGALKAVKSLTFQLSGAQLGITVTNLIVGMLSEPSIAKLIRGPLTDLGLSAGVASSVALVIGTALSTVVLMVVGELVPKNWAISSPLAMAKVVGTPQRIFTAAFKPLISHLNNTANRILRRLGMEPTEELASARSPQELVALARHSAKEGALEADTAELFVRTLNLAELTAENVMTPRVQVTALEVQATAEDVANATRATGLSRFPVYRGSLDSVVGIAHIKDVLAIPADERRRRRIGDMLREPLLVPESLTVDKLLDRLSGKQTMAVVIDEYGGTAGVATLEDIVEEVVGEVRDEHDPHETPDLAPAGEDADGRALWSADGAARTDQLETVGLRVPEGPYETLAGVLATELGRIPAVGDTLELAGWRLEVVDASGRRAARVLMHAPLPHLDDTDEEAGR; this is translated from the coding sequence ATGACCGAGGTACTGCTGCTCCTGGTGGCACTGCTGCTCTCGCTCGCCTGCGGCGCTTTCGTCGCGGCCGAGTTCTCGCTGACCACCGTCGAGCGCTCCGAGCTCGAGAAGGCCGTGGAGCGCGGCGAGCGCGGCGCGGCCGGCGCCCTCAAGGCCGTCAAGTCGCTCACGTTCCAGCTCTCCGGCGCCCAGCTCGGCATCACCGTGACCAACCTGATCGTCGGCATGCTCTCCGAGCCGTCGATCGCCAAGCTGATCCGCGGCCCGCTCACCGACCTCGGGCTGTCCGCCGGCGTCGCCTCCTCCGTGGCCCTGGTGATCGGCACCGCCCTGTCCACCGTCGTCCTGATGGTGGTGGGCGAGCTGGTCCCCAAGAACTGGGCGATCTCCTCGCCGCTGGCGATGGCCAAGGTCGTGGGCACGCCGCAGCGGATCTTCACCGCCGCGTTCAAGCCGCTGATCAGCCACCTCAACAACACCGCGAACCGGATCCTGCGCCGGCTCGGCATGGAGCCGACCGAGGAGCTGGCCTCGGCCCGCTCCCCGCAGGAGCTGGTCGCCCTGGCCCGGCACTCCGCGAAGGAGGGCGCGCTGGAGGCGGACACCGCCGAGCTGTTCGTGCGCACCCTGAACCTGGCCGAGCTGACCGCCGAGAACGTGATGACGCCGCGCGTCCAGGTCACCGCCCTGGAGGTGCAGGCCACCGCGGAGGACGTCGCCAACGCGACCCGCGCGACCGGCCTGAGCCGCTTCCCCGTCTACCGCGGCAGCCTCGACTCGGTCGTCGGCATCGCGCACATCAAGGACGTCCTGGCGATACCGGCCGACGAACGGCGCCGCCGCCGGATCGGCGACATGCTGCGCGAGCCGCTGCTGGTCCCCGAGAGCCTGACCGTGGACAAGCTGCTCGACCGGCTGTCCGGCAAGCAGACGATGGCCGTCGTCATCGACGAGTACGGGGGCACGGCCGGGGTCGCGACCCTGGAGGACATCGTCGAGGAGGTCGTCGGCGAGGTCCGCGACGAGCACGATCCGCACGAGACGCCGGACCTGGCGCCGGCGGGCGAGGACGCCGACGGCCGCGCGCTGTGGTCCGCGGACGGCGCGGCCCGCACCGACCAGCTGGAGACCGTCGGCCTGCGGGTGCCCGAGGGGCCGTACGAGACGCTGGCGGGCGTGCTCGCCACCGAACTCGGCCGGATCCCGGCCGTCGGCGACACCCTGGAGCTGGCGGGCTGGCGCCTGGAAGTGGTGGACGCCTCCGGGCGGCGGGCGGCCCGCGTGCTGATGCACGCCCCGCTCCCCCACCTCGACGACACGGACGAGGAGGCCGGCCGATGA